One segment of Pseudodesulfovibrio sp. 5S69 DNA contains the following:
- a CDS encoding 4Fe-4S dicluster domain-containing protein — translation MATSFPDEHREKEPPEKKMLVSRRKMLGFLGIQIATGALVATQVMAAPKNFKPECTNRGITPQQLPNARAWLVTNPAACVGCRTCEIVCSLSHDGICQPTLARIHTTYDPLHTMGKLVSMTFACKQCNMADCYLACEYDALILDKKTGARIIDASKCQACGECFEACPWDMVVHNETKDTYSKCDLCGGDPQCVKYCPAEALQFVELG, via the coding sequence ATGGCGACGTCTTTTCCCGACGAGCACCGCGAAAAAGAACCACCCGAGAAAAAGATGCTCGTCTCCCGTAGAAAGATGCTGGGCTTCCTGGGCATCCAGATAGCCACGGGGGCGCTGGTCGCCACCCAGGTCATGGCCGCGCCCAAGAACTTCAAGCCGGAATGCACCAACCGCGGCATCACTCCCCAGCAGCTTCCCAACGCGCGCGCCTGGCTCGTCACCAACCCTGCCGCCTGCGTGGGCTGCCGGACCTGCGAGATCGTCTGCTCCCTGTCGCACGACGGCATCTGTCAGCCGACCCTTGCCCGCATCCACACCACCTATGACCCCCTGCACACCATGGGCAAACTCGTTTCCATGACCTTTGCGTGCAAGCAGTGCAACATGGCGGACTGTTACCTGGCCTGTGAGTACGACGCCCTGATCCTGGACAAGAAGACCGGTGCCCGGATCATCGATGCCTCGAAGTGCCAGGCGTGCGGCGAATGCTTCGAAGCCTGTCCCTGGGACATGGTAGTCCACAACGAGACCAAGGACACCTACAGCAAGTGCGACCTCTGCGGCGGCGATCCGCAATGCGTGAAGTATTGCCCGGCCGAAGCGCTCCAGTTCGTTGAACTGGGATAA
- the rsgA gene encoding ribosome small subunit-dependent GTPase A, whose translation MKKQTLFANQDERAKSLRRLGWNDHFERPATNEDLDLNRVARVLSAQRDRFLVTDGRAEWLCSPSGKMRHRRQWDYPVTGDWVLVDESVVQHVLPRKNTLCRGEAGSRGKQDGAAPREQPIAANLDTVFIVCGLDRDYNPRRLERYLALVCNCGMTPVIVLTKTDLHDWPDAVRAETEGLAPGVPVVLTSTLDGSGAGELHGYLEPGKTAAMIGSSGAGKSSLANMLLGEAVQTTAAVSRSVGKGRHTTTSRELIALPGGGLLMDNPGIREIAFASDGAGLDAAFSDIRELAESCRFADCSHRHEPGCAVLHAVDAGGLSQARLDNYRKMQREMDYAQASSEKSADRVEKERWKDVAKAIKRMNKRPRR comes from the coding sequence ATGAAGAAACAGACCCTTTTCGCAAATCAGGACGAACGGGCAAAAAGCCTGCGCCGACTCGGCTGGAACGATCATTTCGAACGTCCGGCAACCAATGAAGACCTCGACCTGAACCGGGTCGCCCGCGTTCTCAGCGCGCAGCGGGACCGGTTCCTGGTCACGGACGGACGCGCCGAATGGCTCTGCTCCCCTTCCGGGAAAATGCGTCACCGCAGACAATGGGACTATCCGGTCACCGGGGACTGGGTGCTCGTGGACGAAAGCGTCGTGCAGCACGTGCTCCCGCGAAAAAACACCCTGTGCCGGGGCGAGGCGGGATCGCGGGGGAAACAGGACGGCGCGGCCCCGCGCGAGCAGCCCATCGCCGCCAACCTGGACACGGTGTTCATCGTCTGCGGGCTCGACCGCGACTACAACCCGCGCCGCTTGGAGCGGTACCTGGCTCTGGTCTGCAATTGCGGGATGACGCCCGTGATCGTCCTGACCAAGACGGACCTCCACGACTGGCCGGACGCGGTCCGCGCCGAGACCGAAGGCCTTGCGCCGGGCGTCCCGGTCGTGCTCACCTCGACCCTGGACGGAAGCGGTGCGGGCGAACTGCACGGCTATCTGGAACCCGGAAAAACAGCGGCCATGATCGGCTCCTCCGGGGCCGGAAAGTCCTCGCTGGCCAACATGCTGCTCGGCGAGGCGGTCCAAACCACGGCCGCCGTCAGCCGGAGCGTGGGCAAGGGACGGCACACCACGACCTCCCGCGAACTCATCGCCCTGCCCGGCGGCGGCCTGCTGATGGACAATCCGGGCATCCGCGAGATCGCCTTCGCCAGTGACGGCGCGGGCTTGGACGCAGCCTTTTCCGACATCCGGGAGCTGGCCGAATCCTGCCGCTTCGCCGACTGCTCGCACCGGCACGAACCCGGCTGCGCGGTCCTCCATGCCGTGGACGCCGGCGGGCTGTCGCAAGCGCGGCTGGACAACTACCGCAAGATGCAGCGTGAAATGGACTACGCGCAGGCCAGCAGCGAAAAGAGCGCGGACCGCGTCGAAAAAGAGCGCTGGAAGGATGTGGCCAAGGCAATAAAACGCATGAACAAGCGCCCGAGACGCTGA
- a CDS encoding ABC transporter substrate-binding protein yields the protein MKRIVMMVCALLLCASTAFAGTPVKVAHATWVGYGPLYIAKELGYFDKEGLDVDLVIIEDEAQYAAAMASGNIDGLGNVLDREVIHYAKGTPEVVVFGMDESSGGDGVVASGEIKTVADLKGKTVGLDKSSTSYFFFLSILKKYGVDEKDVNITEMGASDAGAAFVAGSIDAAVTWEPWLTNAGQREGGHVLVSSKDMPKTIVDVFVLNADYVKKHPEVPAKMTKCWNEAIAWYEKNPDKGNEIMAKAMGLETQEMADMASGVTFIGQDANKAFFDKSQANSVYEVADRAISFWKSKGIITKDVSVDTLISADYVNAE from the coding sequence ATGAAACGCATTGTGATGATGGTCTGCGCGCTGCTGCTCTGTGCTTCCACGGCCTTTGCCGGTACGCCGGTCAAGGTGGCCCACGCCACCTGGGTTGGCTATGGCCCGCTGTATATCGCCAAGGAACTCGGCTACTTCGACAAGGAAGGGCTGGACGTGGACCTGGTCATCATCGAGGATGAGGCCCAGTACGCCGCGGCCATGGCGTCGGGCAACATCGACGGCTTGGGCAACGTGCTCGACCGCGAGGTCATCCACTACGCCAAGGGCACCCCCGAGGTCGTGGTCTTCGGCATGGACGAGTCCTCGGGCGGCGACGGTGTGGTCGCCTCGGGCGAGATCAAGACCGTGGCCGATCTCAAGGGCAAGACCGTGGGGTTGGACAAGTCCTCCACCTCCTATTTCTTCTTCCTGTCCATTCTGAAAAAGTACGGCGTGGACGAGAAGGACGTCAACATCACCGAGATGGGCGCCTCCGACGCGGGCGCGGCCTTTGTCGCGGGCAGCATCGACGCGGCCGTGACCTGGGAGCCCTGGCTGACCAACGCGGGCCAGCGCGAGGGCGGCCACGTGCTCGTCTCCTCCAAGGACATGCCCAAGACCATCGTGGACGTGTTCGTGCTCAATGCCGACTACGTCAAGAAGCACCCCGAGGTGCCCGCCAAGATGACCAAGTGCTGGAACGAGGCCATCGCCTGGTACGAAAAGAACCCGGACAAGGGCAACGAGATCATGGCCAAGGCCATGGGCCTCGAGACCCAGGAAATGGCCGACATGGCCTCGGGCGTGACCTTCATCGGCCAGGACGCCAACAAGGCGTTCTTCGACAAGTCCCAGGCCAACAGCGTGTATGAGGTCGCCGACCGGGCCATCTCCTTCTGGAAGTCCAAGGGCATCATCACCAAGGACGTGTCCGTGGACACGCTGATCAGCGCCGACTACGTCAACGCCGAGTAG
- a CDS encoding ABC transporter permease: protein MKQGIPTARTGMWLAAASLSAVFGIWAVLAYAGSVKPLFLPPPHKVFLSFGAMYREGILFAYTWDSVYRVMVGWSLAAVFGVPLGLLIATSRRASHMVAPVMEFARYLPVVALVPLTLLYFGIGDAQKFAIIFLGTFFQLVLMVADSVANVPGDLSRAAATLGANRMQTYRLVLFPGALPGIMDDLRITVGWAWTYLVVAELVAANSGLGYMILRAQRFLAIDRIFAGLIIIGVLGLLTDYLFKLLARLITPWSEKR from the coding sequence ATGAAACAAGGAATCCCGACCGCGCGGACAGGGATGTGGCTGGCGGCCGCGTCCCTGTCCGCCGTCTTCGGCATCTGGGCGGTCCTGGCCTACGCCGGTTCGGTCAAGCCCCTGTTTCTGCCGCCGCCGCACAAGGTCTTCCTGTCCTTCGGGGCGATGTACAGGGAAGGCATCCTCTTCGCCTACACCTGGGACAGCGTCTACCGCGTCATGGTCGGCTGGTCCCTGGCGGCCGTGTTTGGCGTGCCGCTCGGGCTGCTCATCGCCACCTCCAGGCGCGCCTCGCACATGGTCGCCCCGGTCATGGAGTTCGCCCGCTACCTGCCGGTGGTCGCCCTGGTCCCGCTGACGCTCCTCTATTTCGGCATCGGCGACGCCCAGAAGTTCGCCATCATCTTCCTGGGCACCTTTTTCCAGTTGGTCCTGATGGTCGCGGACAGCGTGGCCAACGTGCCCGGCGACCTGAGCCGGGCCGCGGCCACCCTGGGCGCGAACCGCATGCAGACCTACCGGCTGGTCCTGTTCCCCGGCGCGCTGCCGGGCATCATGGACGACCTGCGCATCACCGTGGGCTGGGCCTGGACCTACCTGGTGGTGGCCGAACTGGTGGCCGCCAACTCGGGGCTCGGCTACATGATCCTGCGCGCCCAGCGGTTCCTGGCCATCGACCGCATCTTCGCCGGGTTGATCATCATCGGTGTGCTCGGGCTCTTGACCGACTATCTTTTCAAGCTGCTCGCGCGGCTCATAACCCCCTGGAGTGAAAAACGATGA
- a CDS encoding ABC transporter ATP-binding protein, with protein sequence MTMLSIDNLGKVFDSNKGEVTALEDINLTVDRGELAVIVGPSGCGKSTLLNIVAGLERATSGAAVLEGEPITGPGADRGMVFQSYTLFPWLTVRKNVEFGLRLKGVPAAERAETARKYIDLVGLAEFENALPKELSGGMKQRVAIARVLANKPVMLLMDEPFGALDAQTRLLLQELLLDVWRQESSTILFITHDIDEAILLADNVYIMSRRPGRIKAKVPVDIARPRDHKASLTPEFSRVKSRIMDLLWEEIAAG encoded by the coding sequence ATGACCATGCTGTCCATCGACAACCTGGGCAAGGTCTTCGACTCCAACAAGGGGGAGGTGACCGCGCTCGAAGACATCAACCTGACCGTGGACCGGGGCGAGTTGGCCGTCATCGTCGGACCCTCCGGCTGCGGCAAGTCCACCCTGCTGAACATCGTGGCCGGGCTGGAGCGGGCCACCTCGGGCGCGGCCGTGCTCGAAGGCGAGCCCATCACCGGGCCGGGCGCTGACCGGGGCATGGTCTTCCAGTCCTATACGCTCTTTCCCTGGCTGACCGTGCGCAAGAACGTGGAGTTCGGCCTGCGCCTCAAGGGCGTGCCCGCGGCCGAGCGCGCGGAGACCGCCCGCAAGTACATCGACCTGGTCGGCCTGGCCGAGTTCGAGAACGCCCTGCCCAAGGAGCTCTCGGGGGGCATGAAGCAGCGGGTGGCCATCGCCCGCGTGCTGGCCAACAAGCCGGTCATGCTGCTCATGGACGAGCCCTTCGGGGCCCTGGACGCCCAGACCCGGCTGCTCCTCCAGGAGCTGCTTCTGGACGTCTGGCGGCAGGAATCGAGCACCATCCTGTTCATCACCCACGACATCGACGAGGCCATCCTGCTGGCCGACAATGTCTACATCATGTCCAGGCGGCCCGGCCGGATCAAGGCCAAGGTCCCGGTGGACATCGCCCGCCCGCGCGATCACAAGGCCTCGCTGACCCCGGAGTTCTCCCGGGTCAAGTCGCGGATCATGGATCTGCTCTGGGAAGAGATCGCGGCGGGCTAG
- a CDS encoding malic enzyme-like NAD(P)-binding protein has protein sequence MALFTKQEALDYHSKGRKGKVEVVPVKPCKTQKHLSMAYSPGVAEACMAIHADPELVYEYTGKGNLVGVVSNGTAVLGLGNIGPLAGKPVMEGKGVLFKVFGDVDVYDIDLDVTDPDALCDVVKALEPTFGGINLEDIKAPECFYIEEKLKKEMNIPVFHDDQHGTAIVTAAGMMNALEISGKDPAQMRVVISGAGAAAIACTNLYRNMGVKFENIAMFDSRGHINKSRSDLNEFKQQYATDKAYGSLAEAMVGADCFLGLSKGGIVSKEMVKSMSDNCPIIFACANPDPEITYDDAKAARPDCIMGTGRSDFPNQVNNVLGFPFIFRGALDCGATAITEGMKLAAAQALADLAKTEAPAYVCEAFGVDKLEFGTDYVIPKALDLRLIEYVSVAVAKAAMEEGVARRQLDLDAYKASLSERIKESGKRVGAFVETYHLNI, from the coding sequence ATGGCATTATTCACCAAACAGGAGGCCCTGGACTACCATTCCAAGGGCCGCAAGGGGAAGGTCGAGGTCGTTCCGGTCAAGCCGTGCAAGACCCAGAAGCATCTGTCCATGGCGTACAGCCCCGGCGTGGCCGAGGCGTGCATGGCCATCCACGCCGACCCCGAACTGGTCTACGAATACACCGGCAAGGGCAACCTGGTCGGCGTGGTCTCCAACGGCACCGCCGTGCTCGGCCTGGGCAACATCGGGCCCCTGGCCGGCAAGCCGGTCATGGAGGGCAAGGGCGTGCTGTTCAAGGTCTTCGGCGACGTGGACGTCTACGACATCGACCTGGACGTGACCGATCCCGACGCCCTCTGCGACGTGGTCAAGGCCCTGGAGCCGACCTTCGGCGGCATCAACCTCGAAGACATCAAGGCCCCGGAATGCTTCTACATCGAAGAGAAGCTGAAAAAGGAAATGAACATCCCGGTCTTCCATGACGACCAGCACGGCACGGCCATCGTCACCGCGGCCGGCATGATGAACGCCCTGGAGATCTCGGGCAAGGACCCGGCGCAGATGCGCGTGGTCATCTCCGGCGCGGGCGCGGCGGCCATCGCCTGCACCAACCTGTACCGGAACATGGGCGTCAAGTTCGAGAACATCGCCATGTTCGACTCGCGCGGCCACATCAACAAGTCCCGCAGCGACCTGAACGAGTTCAAGCAGCAGTACGCCACCGACAAGGCCTACGGCTCCCTGGCCGAGGCCATGGTCGGCGCGGACTGCTTCCTGGGCCTGTCCAAGGGCGGCATCGTCTCCAAGGAGATGGTCAAGTCCATGTCCGACAACTGCCCGATCATCTTCGCCTGCGCCAACCCGGACCCGGAGATCACCTACGACGACGCCAAGGCCGCCCGCCCGGACTGCATCATGGGCACCGGCCGCTCGGACTTCCCGAACCAGGTCAACAACGTGCTCGGCTTCCCGTTCATCTTCCGCGGCGCGCTCGACTGCGGCGCCACGGCCATCACCGAGGGCATGAAGCTGGCCGCCGCCCAGGCCCTGGCCGACCTGGCCAAGACCGAGGCCCCGGCCTACGTCTGCGAGGCCTTCGGCGTGGACAAGCTCGAATTCGGCACCGACTACGTCATCCCCAAGGCCCTGGACCTCAGGCTCATCGAGTACGTCTCCGTGGCCGTGGCCAAGGCCGCCATGGAGGAGGGCGTGGCCCGCAGGCAGCTCGATCTCGATGCCTACAAGGCCTCGCTGAGTGAACGTATCAAGGAGTCCGGCAAGCGCGTCGGCGCATTCGTTGAAACTTATCATCTGAACATCTGA
- the larA gene encoding nickel-dependent lactate racemase, with translation MNISLGYGKGTLQAAIDDAHVDAVLTPNDVPVPDDESRLILSALRHPIGTGTIAKTFGPGQSVCIVTSDITRPCPSYKLLPPLLEELGEAGVKNDDITIVFALGAHRRHTREEIEHLVGKDIASRYRCIDMDPQDVVLVGVSTRGTPFEVFRPVAEASRRICLGNIEYHYFAGYSGGIKAIVPGVCSRRTIQANHAFMVDEKAATGNLIDNPVRDDLEALLGFLSVDLILNVVLAPDKTVLHAVAGDCIQAHRAGCAFLDTLYRFPLKKAADIVLVTPGGFPKDLNIYQAQKALDNARYAVRQGGVIIWVAACPEGYGSEVFETWLNEADSPDDLIARVKARFQLGGHKAAAIAMTEKKADVYMVSELEDAVMENMFVTPCPDVETALARARAKLGEDARIVVMPYGGSTLPAVEPVP, from the coding sequence ATGAACATTTCACTCGGATATGGAAAAGGTACTCTCCAAGCGGCTATCGACGACGCCCATGTTGACGCCGTCCTGACGCCGAACGACGTTCCGGTCCCCGATGACGAAAGCCGACTGATCCTCTCCGCCCTCCGCCATCCCATCGGCACCGGAACGATCGCCAAGACCTTCGGCCCCGGCCAGAGCGTGTGCATCGTGACCAGCGACATCACCCGACCCTGCCCCTCCTACAAGCTGCTACCTCCGCTGCTTGAGGAATTGGGTGAAGCGGGCGTAAAAAACGACGACATCACCATCGTCTTCGCCCTGGGCGCGCATCGCAGGCACACGCGGGAAGAAATCGAACACCTCGTGGGAAAAGACATCGCCTCCCGCTATCGCTGCATCGACATGGACCCGCAAGACGTGGTCCTGGTGGGCGTGTCGACCCGAGGCACCCCTTTCGAGGTCTTCCGGCCGGTGGCCGAAGCGTCCCGGCGCATCTGCCTGGGCAACATCGAGTACCACTACTTCGCCGGGTACAGCGGCGGCATCAAGGCCATCGTGCCCGGCGTGTGCTCGCGCCGGACCATCCAGGCCAACCACGCCTTCATGGTCGACGAGAAGGCGGCCACGGGCAATCTCATCGACAACCCGGTGCGCGACGACCTGGAGGCGCTCCTGGGATTCCTGTCCGTGGACCTGATCCTCAACGTGGTGCTCGCCCCGGACAAGACCGTGCTGCACGCCGTGGCCGGGGACTGCATCCAGGCCCACCGGGCGGGCTGCGCCTTTCTGGACACCCTGTACCGATTCCCCCTGAAAAAGGCGGCGGACATCGTCCTGGTCACCCCCGGCGGATTTCCCAAGGACCTGAACATCTACCAGGCCCAGAAGGCCCTGGACAACGCGCGCTACGCCGTGCGCCAGGGCGGCGTGATCATCTGGGTGGCCGCCTGCCCCGAGGGTTACGGGTCCGAGGTCTTCGAGACCTGGCTCAACGAAGCCGACAGTCCCGACGACCTCATCGCCCGGGTCAAGGCCCGGTTCCAGCTCGGCGGACACAAGGCCGCGGCCATCGCCATGACCGAGAAGAAGGCCGACGTGTACATGGTCTCCGAACTGGAGGACGCGGTCATGGAAAACATGTTCGTGACCCCCTGCCCCGATGTGGAGACGGCCCTGGCCAGGGCGCGCGCCAAGCTCGGTGAGGACGCCCGCATCGTGGTCATGCCCTACGGGGGGTCCACCCTCCCGGCGGTCGAGCCGGTGCCCTAA
- a CDS encoding 3-hydroxyacyl-CoA dehydrogenase family protein: MSEISTVLVLGAGVMGRAIAQHLACAGIETTVFSRTRRTLDTCRGQIRDSLTTLAGQGLASEADNAAALSRITYVTDMAEPAGKVDLVIETVSENLPLKQKIFRELDGLCPAGTILATNTSSFDINEIASAAVNGPERVLGMHWFHPPNITPGIELIPGAATAPGVLEVLEAFCRAVGKVPTRCANAPGFVANRIQMAMVAEALKIVAEKLATPEEVDRIIRSTIGFRLGAFGPFEIADMAGTDTYLAIMHYMREKLGWDNGQAIALLTTYTDRGRFGLKAGAGFYDYDEASAARVLKLRDEFLSRRLALFNEENSERNP; the protein is encoded by the coding sequence ATGAGCGAAATCAGCACAGTACTCGTCCTCGGAGCGGGCGTGATGGGCCGGGCCATCGCCCAGCACCTGGCCTGCGCGGGCATCGAAACCACGGTCTTCAGCCGGACCCGGCGGACGCTGGACACCTGCCGGGGGCAGATCCGGGACAGCCTGACCACCCTGGCCGGGCAGGGCCTGGCCTCGGAAGCGGACAACGCCGCCGCCCTGTCCAGGATCACCTATGTCACGGACATGGCCGAACCGGCCGGAAAGGTGGACCTGGTCATCGAGACCGTGTCCGAGAACCTCCCGCTCAAGCAGAAGATATTCCGCGAGCTGGACGGACTCTGCCCGGCGGGGACCATCCTGGCCACCAACACCTCGTCTTTCGACATCAACGAGATCGCCAGCGCGGCCGTGAACGGGCCCGAGCGCGTGCTCGGCATGCATTGGTTCCATCCGCCGAACATCACGCCGGGCATCGAGCTCATCCCCGGCGCCGCCACCGCGCCCGGCGTCCTGGAGGTTCTGGAGGCGTTCTGCCGGGCTGTGGGCAAGGTCCCGACCCGGTGCGCCAACGCACCGGGCTTCGTAGCCAACCGCATCCAGATGGCCATGGTCGCCGAGGCGCTCAAGATCGTGGCCGAGAAGCTGGCCACCCCGGAGGAGGTGGACCGGATCATCCGCTCGACCATCGGCTTCCGCCTCGGGGCCTTCGGCCCGTTCGAGATCGCGGACATGGCCGGGACCGACACCTATCTGGCCATCATGCACTACATGCGCGAGAAGCTCGGCTGGGACAACGGCCAGGCCATCGCCCTGTTGACCACCTACACCGACCGAGGCCGCTTCGGCCTGAAGGCCGGGGCCGGATTCTACGACTATGACGAGGCTTCGGCGGCGCGCGTGCTCAAGCTGCGCGATGAATTCCTGTCCCGCCGGCTGGCGCTTTTCAACGAGGAAAACAGCGAGCGCAACCCATGA
- a CDS encoding iron-containing alcohol dehydrogenase yields MEKSFRFNCRTMVNFGFGAVSALPEYVAKLGGTKILLLCDPGIASTPILDTVTDILDSADIDYELFDKVTPEPPVADILKAVDILRESGCDMCIGLGGGSAMDVAKGVAMAAGNDGKYEEYAGIGNVPRKGLPCLVIPTTAGTGAEVSIICIATKGESKLGVVDPLIAADAALVDPELTMGLPRKMTAETGVDALVHNIESFLTVTENPMADAVTLEGIRRIWTYLRRAVANPGDREARYYMAYGSLLGGYAMNLTDGAASVHGLAFALGTLFHVPHGLAVAMMVPRTMAAVAKGNYAKFTAMGEAMGICCAGLTAPQAAERIVGEIEQMYRDIGIPLNLRGLNVGITENDLERLTDEAYSQKRVMGHSMYQLTRDEVLAIFKAAY; encoded by the coding sequence ATGGAAAAGAGCTTTCGCTTCAACTGCAGAACAATGGTCAATTTCGGCTTCGGCGCGGTCAGCGCCCTGCCCGAATACGTAGCCAAGCTGGGCGGCACGAAGATCCTGCTCCTGTGCGATCCCGGCATCGCCTCGACCCCCATCCTCGACACGGTCACGGACATCCTGGACAGCGCGGACATCGACTACGAACTGTTCGACAAGGTCACTCCGGAGCCGCCGGTGGCCGACATCCTCAAGGCCGTGGACATCCTCAGGGAGAGCGGCTGCGACATGTGCATCGGGCTCGGCGGCGGCAGCGCCATGGACGTGGCCAAGGGCGTGGCCATGGCCGCGGGCAACGACGGCAAGTACGAGGAGTACGCGGGCATCGGCAACGTGCCGCGCAAGGGGCTGCCCTGCCTGGTCATCCCCACCACCGCAGGAACCGGCGCCGAGGTCTCCATCATCTGCATCGCCACCAAGGGTGAGTCCAAACTCGGCGTAGTCGACCCCCTGATCGCCGCCGATGCGGCCCTTGTCGACCCCGAGTTGACCATGGGTCTGCCGCGCAAGATGACCGCCGAGACCGGCGTGGACGCCCTGGTCCACAACATCGAAAGCTTCCTGACGGTCACCGAAAACCCCATGGCCGACGCCGTGACCCTGGAGGGCATCCGCCGGATCTGGACCTACCTGCGCCGCGCCGTGGCCAACCCCGGCGACCGCGAGGCCCGCTACTACATGGCCTACGGGAGCCTGCTCGGCGGCTACGCCATGAACCTGACCGACGGCGCGGCCTCGGTGCACGGGCTGGCCTTTGCCCTGGGCACCCTGTTCCACGTGCCCCACGGCCTGGCCGTGGCCATGATGGTCCCCAGGACCATGGCCGCAGTGGCCAAGGGCAACTACGCCAAGTTCACGGCCATGGGCGAGGCCATGGGCATCTGCTGCGCCGGGCTGACCGCGCCCCAGGCCGCCGAGCGCATCGTCGGCGAGATCGAGCAGATGTACCGCGACATCGGCATCCCCCTGAACCTCCGGGGCCTGAATGTCGGCATCACCGAAAACGACCTGGAACGGCTCACGGACGAGGCCTACTCGCAGAAGCGCGTCATGGGGCACTCCATGTACCAACTGACCCGCGACGAGGTCCTGGCCATATTCAAGGCGGCCTATTAG